In Struthio camelus isolate bStrCam1 chromosome 3, bStrCam1.hap1, whole genome shotgun sequence, the DNA window CCTAAAGGCACTTAGATGCTTCAGTCCCATTACTTTTATAAAGCATAACTTCAAGGTGAATCAAGGGAGACAAGGTACTGAGCTGTGTGACTTGTCCAACAGCAGAGAGGAAGCCAGAGGACAGCAAAGTTGGTAAGTAAGCCCCAAGTTTTAATGCTAGTGCTGTTCTTTTCAGAGGGCATTTAGGGTAAAGTTGTTAACATGAGTTAAcatgataataaaaataataaattgaaatTCAGCACAATATTCAGTATTTAGTGTTTACTTTTTCATATGATCTGAATGCATTCCTTTGATGTCTCCTTTTTATTGCATTGTTGGTTTACTTCCATTTTTACACATCTTCAGGTGTTATGCACTTTTTTCTAACTCAAGACAATAAAACACTTCAAATCTTCTGTCTTCCATTATTCTAGTTTTTTtataattactgtattttaagGCAATATTAGCATTTTTATCTCCCAgttgtttcagggttttttggttttttttgttagcaTAACTCATGAGCACGCAACAGAGGTCGCAAATTTATTAATGGAATACTAATGGTCTTCACAATccttttaagcagaaaaatattgtattttttagaaaaagtgAATATTGATTCTATTACTGCAGTAACTCTGTGTAGAAATAAAAGCACCATAAAATGCAGATCAAAGTACATATCCTGAATTCCTAATGCACTGATGTCATCTGGAGAGTCGGGTGTGCAAAGAATGCATGTATAAGTCAGGACGCATCAAGTGATTTTACATCCTAGATGAAATCCCAGCCTCTCTGCCTAGAATAAAACATGATATCATCCTATATCCCTTCAAGAAAACAGTGCGAGTCTATCAGTACAAAGAAAGTCTACTGTTAGCATGAATATTAAACAACTGGAATTTTATCCTGTAATCTGGAGGAACCAGAGGGAATACAGGTTGATTCTATCACAAAATCATCTGAAAAGtatgttatttttattcagattCATAGTACTGGTTAGTCTAAGCAGAATTAAGTGATTTTGAGAGTTACAAAACCAATATTCTACTTTCTGTTGGATGGAGGCTAAGAAAAATATGTGGTTAGGATGGCAAGATAACTGCATTGCATAAAAAGAACTACTTTTTGGGCACTCATCACGAAGCAGGAAACAGAATGGAACGAAATTCAcgctgcactggaaaaaaaatttattctGAGACAGCAGAGAAACTAATAAAACCATGAATCTGCTTTAGATATACTCACGGATAATTGTATACTAAAAGATACCACTCCCTCCCCTGCGGGTTCCACAAAGCCCAGCAGAGGCAGTATCAGGGAGGCAACGCTGCCTAGTGCAGTGAGCAGCGTATTACCAGGTGGTCCTCTGGATGCTGCTCTGTTCCCAGTGCACTTGCAGCCAGCTAGGTGACTGCGGCAATTCACTtcactgctctgtgcctcagttcatCTGCCCCTAAAACAGGAACAACACGCTTACTTGAGAGTTGCACTTTGCGCTGTACTGAGAAAATCAATGAGATACAATTTTCACTATATCACCTTCCCTCTGCTCTGTGGGAAGAACAACAGAAGAGCAGGCTCTACCTCCTCATAATCTTTTGAGGGCATCTCTGTAACCAGGTATGGCCTCGTGACCTCAAAGTTAAGATCCATGGTAAAGACTTAGGGACAAAAGGTACTTGTGTACTAAGCTGGCTGGTTGAGGACTTCAAAGGGGAGGGGATGTGGAAGAGAAATTATGCAGCAGGTTTCCTTATCATCCATTAGGatttccacatttttctcttttaacaaatTAATGACCGTATCTTTACTAAATTGATGTAGcttgaaacatttcatttactCAATGTTCCAGTTCTAGGACACAAGTTGTTCCCTCCTAGGCACCTCGGGCAGAGGTGGTGAAGAAGCTTTGCTATAGCGTATGTTCCTGATAAAAGTGAATTCAACAAAAAGAAATAGTGCGGGAACACATCTTATAGCCGCAGAATAAGAGAGTCTCTATATCAACCTAGCAAACACCATGAATGAGGAAGCTACCAGCTAATCACACCATAATAAGCCACTAATATTCAGTTTGTACTTAGAGGAGCCCAGCTTTCCTTTCGAGGAATTCAGCAAGGGTGTTAAGTATTTTGGAATGAGGCGCTGGAGTTCATTATACAAAAACAAGTGGGAGGCTGTGAATACCTGACTTGTTATGCTTTAATCTGACACAGAGGCACTCTCCCGACTACTGGTAGTTGCTCTTTCAAGGCACACTCGAACTTGACTGCCATATATACCTTGGCTTAACATGCTCAGTCCTTAAGAATCGTATTTATCTTCCAGGAATTAATATTCTTCCTTCTATAACTACTAGCTTTCCAGTGTTGTTCCCCATACCAGCTACTCCCGGATTCTTCTCAAGTCACTGCAATTATATCATCAGCACTTAAATTATGATTCATATTCTTTCCATCTCACTTGTTCTCCTTTCCCCTGCTTCATCAGAccgacaaaataaaataaaaaataaaataaaaaataaaatggaaggttTATTACAGAAGCAGAGCCTTTTGATTTCTGCACCTTCAGACTGCATATGATTATTCCTTTCAAACATTTCTTGTAAGTGTGAGAATAATAAGCTATTTTTAGTTAAGGCTAAGATTTCAACATAATGAAAGAACTTGAgaagctgctttcagaaaaactTTCTAAAAGATGGTCTTTACTCTTATCTCCACTCACAGCACTGCACATTTCCATTCCCActactttctctcttttccattcCTTAGAGAACTGATACAGGTTGCTTGTGAAATCAATCATACATAAAGACATTGTAAAGTTCTGTAGAAACGGCCAAGAAATGTTACTTGACTGCAAGTGAACATCAGGCAATGAGATAGCACAACGAAACATCATGGAAACATCAAGTTCTATTGTTATTTAAAAACCAAATTAAATGTTTGAGGCTCTCATAGTATTCAAATTGGGCTTGAGTGCAATTAGTATTTTTTAAAGTGCAGTTCCACAAGACAGGCTGAGACAACCTGTAAGCTTACTGCCACTCAAAGAGGCTGTTCTGCTCTTACCCTCTCCCCGACCATGTGCAGGTGACTGGCTCTATTCCTTGATGGTAGGATGATTCAGCTCCCTGAACAGCAGAAccacttcccccctcccccgccaaaaaaaatgttactagGTCAATGAGCTGAATCAGTGTGCAGAAGACTCAGATAAGCATGAGACTCAGCAAAGACGCGAGACAGACAGTACAGCATGACAGGGGAGAGGTGAAACACCACAATGAGCCAAATCTGGGGCTGAATAGCTGAGACCACCCAGAACGATGTAGATTGCTTCGTCAGATTCTTTTACCCAGATCAGCTCCTTGCTCTGGTTTGCTGCGCTGCAGAAATGAGTGGCTTGGAACAGGAGAGGCAAGGACTGCTTAaaaggctctgcagccagaagtAAAAACAGACTGAGGAAGAGTAAGCCCAAAATGTGACTGTTTTTCACAATCTCAAGGCAAGAATCACCTCTTATTTGGCCTGTAGAGTCCCAGCTGCTTATCTGGTACCATTAACATTACTTTTTCTCTCCTACTACCACTATTCCCATAACCTTCAAAGGTATGGTTCCTGCTCACAAAAGCTTGCGGCAGGAAAGCCAAAGATCTGCAAATCTATTTGACCTAAACCCTATTTCGATAGCACTTGTTAAATTTCCACAGCAACTGGGTTAAGAGAAGCATGAAACCTCTACTGGTTTCCAGTGTAGagaagattttaagaaaaaaaggttttgcagcatgAATACATAATATTATTCAGGGTATAGTACTGCATGTGTGTTATGTCAGAGATGCATATTTTTGAATAATGTatggattttaaaagaattttcaacTAAAAAGCAAGGTTTAGGGAAGTCCTGGAATTTTTTGCTATCTCACTAAAATTATTTCTAGTGCAGTCATTTACTCTCTAGCTTTAAAAGAGGTTGTTTTAACCTCCAAGGATGTTTTAATGTTAAGGATGAAATACAGCCAGAATACTTAGGATACTCTATCAGGAGAGAAAAACTGTGGGCTAGAAACAGAGGACAGATCACACCAGGCCACTCTGGAGACATGCCATGGTTATAGGGACCTATTTAAGCAGTCCCCACTCCTTTGCCCAAACCGTTCACTGACCTCTCCCTAGCTGATAGTGCTCCTGTACATGCGTAGGAGCAGGTCTGGTGCCTGAGTAAGCTTTTGTCAAAATCCATGGACAATCAGGTGCATCTGCTAGTTGCTTAAATGTCAACCATTGTTAATTTAGCTACATAAGCCCTCTTGTGAGCCTGGACTGGGGGACTCAAGCAGCGTCAAAGGCTTTTTGTTAGGTacaaaagaaacagcagtgaaaaaaaacatTCCTCCCCAGGCAGCTTgcaatttaatgaaaaaatacaagTAAGCAACAAGCAattgggaagaaaggaaaggatgagAAAGCCATGCTAATAGCTGGTTGAATATACATCCAGATTTATTACTTCTAAAGCAACTAAAAATCAGCTTTTTATCCCAATTTTATCcagcttaattttatttttacctaacaggtcttaaaaacaaatatgtgAATTGTGGATTATCACCCTTGGAGAATGTTTCTCGTGGGCTCCCACAGGAATCTGTCTTGGTCTGAGTGCTTTTCAGATACTATTTCTTTCAAGTCACTGTTGGTATAATTTGAAACGTTCATGGAGTTACAAATAACTTCAATTTGAGTTGATTGCTTAGCTAGGGGAACACACTCAAACCGCGTGCTTTAATATACATAAGCACAAGGCCACATTCCTAGGAACAGAGACTGCTGGTGATCTGCTCTGGCTCCATGTTTTTTCCCAGTGTCACACACGCCACTCCAAAACACTACGCCTCACCTTGTATGTGTGACCAGATTGAGCAGACACTCCCATGCAAAACAAGGATGTCAGGCAGGAGGAGAATGACGGCGGTGCTCCTGCAGACAGCATTAGTGAGACCATTACTGAAATACTGCATTCATTTCCGCTGTCATGCTTCAGAAGGCAAAGTAAAAAATTGGGACGGATTCAGATGTTTACctcaaaaagtaaaagaaaagttttatacGAAGTCAGAAACTTACACTGCAGTGAGCAACACTGAGCTAACAACCTCAGTCCCTTTACCCAAGAGGAGATTAAGGGATGACTTAACTCCCAACCACAACAACGATATTTACAAGAAAGAGACAACTGATAGCAGAGAAAGCCTTAACCTACAAATAAAGCCATAAAGACATGACTGGCTGGGATCTGAGGCTAGTACACTTCAACTAGTCACCTTTGGAACAATTTGCTTATCAATATAGTGGCTTCTCCATCACTTAACTCTTTACATGAAGATGAATCTTCTTCCCAAAAGTCAAACTATATCCCAAACAGGTACTACAAAGCAGAATTCACTGTTACTGAAATGGCCACACTAGATAACCACGATAATCTTTTTCGGTCTTAGTATCAATGAATTACTaatatttccattataaataACCTATATACTTCAATGCATCATTAGATCCATCACAAAACATTGATTCCAAAGCAACAAGCAGATGCAGCAGAGCAAGAATGCAAACGCGCAATACAATAATTTAGCCCACCAAGCCTCTACCATAAGAGATGCATGAGTAAccaaaaaagttttaattttcatcCCTGcaaattacagtttaaaaaaaaacaacaaaaaatacaaaacagagctAGCCCATCTCTCTACCTGTAAACAAGCTGAGAGactgagagggagcgagagaagaaaagagatacAACCATGTtcaaaaacaagttattttatttagaaagtcCTATTTCCATGTAGATCAATACTCTTCCTTAGCATGCATGGCGTCAGGTCTTTGAGACTGAGTAGGCGTGGCGCTCCAATTCCAGGACAGACTGCAAATGTATCATTTTTCTAGCATAAAGCTAGAGTTGCTTAATAAATTTTACTTGcaactttatttccttttatttgggTGGGGAAGAAAGTTGAAGTTACAAGCACAGTACCTTTATGGAGAAGAGACTTCTGACAGCAGAGACACTCTGGTCTAGGAGAGTCCTATTCCACTGCACAGCTAGGTTATGTCAACTGTAGAAATAGCATGACCTGTCAAAAAAGGTTTGctgccctttctttttctcccagggAGGAGGCATAATatggaaacaaatgtttttctggTAGGGTTGTAagtgatttatatttttaactgaCTTCATTAGTAACTTGAATATCTAAGTATCTTCATTTACCATACAGTACTGTACTTTTAAACTCACTCTGCATTTAAGCTATTATTCTGTGGAGACCTGAGTTTTCCTGGTAGGATTGAAAAAGCTATCACAGAAGAGGCTCCTACAAGCTATTGACAGAATAATGTGCGTTTCCTTGTCTGACAATTTGCAactactttcttaaaaaatacttaTTCTTCAGAAGCTTTGCTCATCTCAATCTTAAATGATTCCTGAGATAATGggcatttgtttttctgagaCTGCCCTAAGATAACTGGCCAAAAATAGTATAAGCATCAGTCATGCAAACAGCAAACTTATTGTTACAAAAGCTTTTATGATGTCCATCTGTGTAAAACCTTATTTTCTGTCCCTGGTGGCAGTCTGTCACCACACGTCTCAAAcagtcacatgccagtgccagctgTGGCAGAGTGCTGTTCACGTTGCATCTCTGACGAGGGGTCTGTGTGGCCTGACTGTCCCTGACCCCTGGATTTCACAGCGTGCATTGCATAGTTAATGCTCGTGCTTTCTGTCCAACTCCATGACCCCGTGATAGGATTGTACAACATCCCATTCACAGCCTTCACTGAAAAGCCACCTAGAAAAATAAGAAGGCATAAAGCAACTGATACTCTCAAATATTCTAAGTCACTGCAACATCACTTTGGAATAACAAGTCTGAAATACACTTCCTCCTCTGAACTTTGGAGAAGCACTTCACAAGTCTGTTTTTGTCAGACACCACCATAAGCAGTGGCAATAGGTATCACGGctggcagcactggtgacagcgGGTCCAGCTATTGGTGGACCAGAAGCAGCAATAGCTCTGTCACGCCACATGCCATTAACATGCCATATGGCAAGCCACTGCAAGGTGGTATGCTAGCTTCACAACACCACGCGTGGCTGACTGATAGCGTTTTTGCAGGTGGACACGTTCTTCAGATTGACATCACCCATTTCAAAATCAATATCTGAACATGTCTTTGGAAGGATTCTGGAGATTCCCTCTGAGAAGGGCAAATATAAGAGGCAGAAGAATGCAATCCAGGGCTCAATGCAAGTGAGGAGTAATTTAGcactccctgctgagcagctcacaGGTTCATTGCACAATTCTGCTATGTCGCAGCAGGATACAtaagagaaggcagaaaacaaaacaccctatCAAAACAAATCACTCCTCTGCACCTGCCTCTCCTTTTGAGGAGAGAATGGAAAGAACAACCAGCATACAAACAAGTATTTGTCATGTTCCTTATGGCATCACTGGAAAGTGCTATGAGAAGACCTTACCAATCATACTTCAGCTTCTCTACAGGAAactaaagcaaagtaaaaaaaaaccccaccaaataTTTATATACCATCTGTACAGAAGGAGGTCATTGGatagtgctttattttaaaagcattcaaaaCAAGGGCAGGTTAATTATTTGTTCAAATCAGTTTCTCAAGAGCTGACTAAGAAATCTGTGGTGGGTTTCATCTTCACGTTTTTAGGAAACCTTTCAGTAACATAAtagaaataaagaacaagaagcagcagccaaaagAAAAACCACCTCCTCCCAACACAAAGATGGCAAACAGTGCAGTGCAGTTCTGGAGTGCCAATACAGTTGGATTCTCAAACCTGAGCCGGAAGATATGAACCACTTCACAGCGTACATCCTGTCATGAGAACAGGATGGAAAAGCTTTGCCTTTTCGCTTAGGCTGTCAAACAGGGGTTTAGCTGCAATGGCAATCTTGAGTATCTCTGCATTCTTAGAAACTCATTTAGattatttattttatgcaaaaGCCAGGAGGCAGAATTGACTTTAAATCACAAATGATATGCATAATATATGACTGATAACTCACATAGGAAAAGCTGCGTACAGTTTTCATCAGCTGCCTCACCTATCTAGTCCCCTTGCCTTTTCTACAAGGAACACTCGATATCTCTGTGCATTCCCATCATCTGGCCCAGTACTTACTTGATTTCAGAAGGCGCTCTAGCTCTTCAGGGGTAACAAACTTCTCCCACTCATGTGTTCCTTCTGGTACAATGCCTATTATTTTTTCTGCAACCACAATTCCCAGGACATAGGACAACTGCGTTTTATTGATTGTCGTAATGAATAAAGAACCTTCAGGctaattaaaagattaaaatgttcAATTAGAAGAatatgtaatggaaaaaaaaaactctaagttTAATTGTATTAAGCCACATGATATGCCTATGTACAAATCTACATGCTGCAAGAGTAAGAACTAATTTCATGCCAGGACACACATTTGCAAGTATACTATTTAAATATAACTAAAAAGTCAAAATGTAACGTTCTAAGCGTGACTCAGTAGTCTTCAAACAGTCAACATAATCAAAGCctaaaattttctgaaaactatCTCCTTGTCCAAAAAACATATACCTACCTAAATCACACATAACCTATACTACCGCCTAGAAAAAGGATGAAAGGTGCAAGGTGCATGCAAGACctaatgtaaatatatatatatttcttttttaattaaaactaaaagaaaatgtaCAACATTGATTAACTTAAGATACTGCTGAATACAATGCTTGTTTTAACGAttacaagaacaaaaaacaaaactaggaACAAACTGTAAGCACTTAAAAGACTGTCTGACAGAAATAAAGGATAATTTCTATACCCCCAACAGACTGAATGTTAGTTAAGGGTTCCAGTCAAACAAGGCACCTGCCTTCTGATGACCAGAAGCACAAACTAAGAGATTAAAGGAGAGCTCCTGCTTGTGTACTGGGCCTACCATCCTTTGCAAATGAAATAATATcagaaggaataaaacaaatGGCAAATATAGCTAAGCAAGACTGTGATTCTTTAAAAGCAATCCCAGGGTACATCTGATATGAGTCTACATCTGGAATAAAATCTAGTGAGTCAGAAATGTCATTACAGCCAGTTTCAGTGCAGTCTGAGCTGTAGCTGTCaatcagcagcagcactgccatgTCTTGGCTCACCCAGGAGAAAACAGATGCAATCAGATTTCTGGAAGTCTTGATGCAAAGCAACACTGCAATCTTAAGTAGCGTCACTAAGGCAGGGTTGGGGGAACAAATTCCCTTTAACTGTAGTCACTGAAGTTGGGAAGACCCACTTCTTGCATTCTCGGGGAGAATGAAAGGCACCTCCAGAGTACTGCTCATATTTTAAGCACTTCAGGGTGGAGAAACGAATCCAGATTTAGGTATTTTCATACACCTGAATTCAAATAAAAGCCTTAATAATAAAAGAGAATGAATATTtccaacaacaaaagcaaaagctctcTTACCTTTAATACCTGAGAGCAACACTTGATAAACATTTGAAGGTCAGCCACATGCTCCACTACTTCAGAAGCTACAATTACATCAAAGGTTTCCATAGACTCTTCCACAATATCCTCCAGTGAACTGGACTTGTACTGTACTCTCCTGGCCAGGATGGGATCAAATGACTTGTGCTGATCTGCTATTCTAATGTTGTCCTCCAGAGGATCAATTCCAGTAACTGAAGCTCCCAGCCTACCTAGAGGCTAATAATACAGAGTATAATTTATTCTGTGCATGAAAACAATTTACTGAAAGGTGTCTGCAACTTCAAAATCTGTATAAACAGTGCTGAAAACACTTGCAGAAAACATTAATAGAGGAATAAGCCAAACAACGATAAATGATAGGCTTTGATCCACCAGGttcatttaaatgtttattagagataaagcacacaaaaaaaacctttaaatgtttggggggggggagggagagggaataaCCTTAGACATAAAAAACACCTACTAAAATGTATACTTTTTTGAAGAATAAATTGGTCTGAATCCATTTTGTTATCCCCAAGTAAGGTTTCCTCCACTATTGctaacacacacagaaaaaaaaagggggggaaacaGTGCAGTATTTAATTGCTGTCATTACTTTCTTCAACATCCACCTGTAATGGTAAATCCTCATATCTTTTTAATGGTTACTTAATATATGATTATCTCTGGGACGTTCTCGCTGCTGAGAACTAAACACTAATGTTTACTAGGATAGCATCAGGCTTGGTTGTCACTCAAGTTTCTCTAGTGTCTTCTTACTTATAGGTTAACACCTCAGTCATCACCTCTTTCGAAACTGAAACAGCCTGCAGAACATGACCACATGTATGTTCTACCAAACTGAAATTCACCAGTTATTCAATTTGAGAAGCTTATGCAGCATACCAGTTTTGCCAGGCATGTCTGACAGCTGAGTCTCACAAGACTAGAGAATTTTGCCCAAAATAAACGAAAAAAACACGGGGAGAGTCAGG includes these proteins:
- the COQ3 gene encoding ubiquinone biosynthesis O-methyltransferase, mitochondrial isoform X3 — protein: MAVWAGGGGGGRAGRALSLSLSRALAGRRAAGGPRGTLENATWKIQLKSSSTLPISLTEIKSLFTMKRFFSTSRSTVDPKEMKKFQLLAHKWWDEEGDYSALHSMNDIRVPFIRDTLLNKSNNHQLGNPLSGLKILDVGCGGGLLSEPLGRLGASVTGIDPLEDNIRIADQHKSFDPILARRVQYKSSSLEDIVEESMETFDVIVASEVVEHVADLQMFIKCCSQVLKPEGSLFITTINKTQLSYVLGIVVAEKIIGIVPEGTHEWEKFVTPEELERLLKSSGFSVKAVNGMLYNPITGSWSWTESTSINYAMHAVKSRGQGQSGHTDPSSEMQREQHSATAGTGM
- the COQ3 gene encoding ubiquinone biosynthesis O-methyltransferase, mitochondrial isoform X4, giving the protein MKYWYEFHGIQLSLFRFTMKRFFSTSRSTVDPKEMKKFQLLAHKWWDEEGDYSALHSMNDIRVPFIRDTLLNKSNNHQLGNPLSGLKILDVGCGGGLLSEPLGRLGASVTGIDPLEDNIRIADQHKSFDPILARRVQYKSSSLEDIVEESMETFDVIVASEVVEHVADLQMFIKCCSQVLKPEGSLFITTINKTQLSYVLGIVVAEKIIGIVPEGTHEWEKFVTPEELERLLKSSGFSVKAVNGMLYNPITGSWSWTESTSINYAMHAVKSRGQGQSGHTDPSSEMQREQHSATAGTGM
- the COQ3 gene encoding ubiquinone biosynthesis O-methyltransferase, mitochondrial isoform X2, which produces MFGRAEQHCAKGCLENRKENGKQVMFLSSLYTICKAGPRGTLENATWKIQLKSSSTLPISLTEIKSLFTMKRFFSTSRSTVDPKEMKKFQLLAHKWWDEEGDYSALHSMNDIRVPFIRDTLLNKSNNHQLGNPLSGLKILDVGCGGGLLSEPLGRLGASVTGIDPLEDNIRIADQHKSFDPILARRVQYKSSSLEDIVEESMETFDVIVASEVVEHVADLQMFIKCCSQVLKPEGSLFITTINKTQLSYVLGIVVAEKIIGIVPEGTHEWEKFVTPEELERLLKSSGFSVKAVNGMLYNPITGSWSWTESTSINYAMHAVKSRGQGQSGHTDPSSEMQREQHSATAGTGM
- the COQ3 gene encoding ubiquinone biosynthesis O-methyltransferase, mitochondrial isoform X1; its protein translation is MAVWAGGGGGGRAGRALSLSLSRALAGRRAAGGDHDDLSFQAGPRGTLENATWKIQLKSSSTLPISLTEIKSLFTMKRFFSTSRSTVDPKEMKKFQLLAHKWWDEEGDYSALHSMNDIRVPFIRDTLLNKSNNHQLGNPLSGLKILDVGCGGGLLSEPLGRLGASVTGIDPLEDNIRIADQHKSFDPILARRVQYKSSSLEDIVEESMETFDVIVASEVVEHVADLQMFIKCCSQVLKPEGSLFITTINKTQLSYVLGIVVAEKIIGIVPEGTHEWEKFVTPEELERLLKSSGFSVKAVNGMLYNPITGSWSWTESTSINYAMHAVKSRGQGQSGHTDPSSEMQREQHSATAGTGM